One genomic window of Plasmodium cynomolgi strain B DNA, scaffold: 0426, whole genome shotgun sequence includes the following:
- a CDS encoding hypothetical protein (putative) produces MVIYFMYTITNGYHRTLRPSEINKIVDFNSSHELIYISNAVLTYISHSLRIIGHPLKEMDVRNELSNYLMGN; encoded by the exons ATGGTTATATACTTTATGTATACAATCACAAATGGATACCATAGGACATTACGTCCTagtgaaataaataaaattgtagaTTTT AATTCATCACAcgaattaatatatataagcaaTGCCGTACTTACATATATTTCTCACTCGCTGCGAATAATCGGGCATCCTTTAAAAGAGATGGATGTTCGCAATGAACTCTCTAATTATCTGATGGGGAATTAG